In the Malaya genurostris strain Urasoe2022 chromosome 1, Malgen_1.1, whole genome shotgun sequence genome, one interval contains:
- the LOC131428107 gene encoding uncharacterized protein LOC131428107, with product MEKFWIIEDDASPAYSIQETLCENHFRDTVSRDIDGRYCVRLPLKCEELSKLGDNKQRAFHRFRLIERRLGRDARLASQYREFMEEYIRLGHMKRISPVQAETKPSFFLPHHPVIREASSTTKLRVVFDASCKSET from the coding sequence ATGGAAAAATTTTGGATCATTGAAGATGACGCATCGCCAGCATACTCAATACAGGAAACGCTTTGCGAAAATCACTTTCGAGACACTGTTTCCCGCGACATCGATGGTCGATATTGCGTTCGTCTTCCACTGAAATGCGAAGAACTGAGCAAATTGGGAGATAATAAACAAAGAGCATTTCATCGATTTCGTCTCATCGAGCGTCGATTAGGTCGCGATGCTAGGCTTGCTAGTCAATATCGCGAATTTATGGAGGAGTACATACGGCTCGGGCATATGAAGCGCATTAGTCCAGTACAAGCAGAAACAAAACCATCATTCTTCTTACCACACCATCCTGTAATTCGAGAAGCAAGCAGTACGACCAAGCTTCGGGTCGTGTTTGATGCATCATGCAAGAGTGAAACATGA
- the LOC131428115 gene encoding uncharacterized protein LOC131428115, with translation MFRQVRLHEEDTPLQRSFWRSSPAESIEIYELKTVTYGTAAAPYLATRVLQQLAKDEQLKYPIAAKATCEDFYVDDFLSGGKNVEEAIELRTQMEAMFGSAGLQLRKWASNSLGALEGIPEDNRALKQTVEFSQDQTIKSLGLHWEPQADCLKYYFETPCFDSSTAITKRTTLSCIAKLFDPLGLVSPVIVIAKIFMQALWSLKNENNASELAYGSCAYIRSMNAAGEIKIALLTSRSRVAPIKQQSIPRLELCGALLSAELYEKISKSLRTTVRTYFWVDSTTVLSWLKSPPSTWSTFVANRVSKIQHATQNCEWNHVAGAENPADIVSRGLPADDILKCELWWQGSPWLKKHKEFWPVQIFERVDSSDTMNEARRSMLAATSLSVSFIEEYTSRFSDYQRLLRTTAYCQRFAKNLRSEKKERMFSTLTTSEIRDAELTLVRLVQRDSFPAEWKSLQETQTVASNSRLRWFHPIIGTDNVIRIGGRLDRATVSFDSKHQILLPGSHQFSKLLICCYHQRLLHAAVQLLTNTIRLRFWILGGRSVVRRIIHACVTCFRAKPKLVEQFMSELPSSRVTASRPFSTVGIDFWGPIHLKPRHRRDAPPKAYVAVFVCFSTKAAHLELVVDLTTVKFLQAFRRFVSRRGLCSDVWTDNGRNFVGAANDIRRLIRAKEFKHSMARECSDCGIRWHFNPPRGSHFGGLWEAAINSAQKHFVRVLGDRKLDFDDMETLLTQIECCLNSRPLTKLYEDPSDLQALTPGHFLIGTALNSVPDNNYDSIPFNRLHQWQQIQKILQDIWKRWHVEYLATLQPRTKWYKPPVKLQTDQLVIILEENLPPMRWPMARVRELHPVNYDGFCEADQHFDVSEERINIASTYNHTSFNGNRLNVQGPPNIESTRDELQEGHSPR, from the exons ATGTTTCGGCAAGTTCGACTGCATGAGGAAGATACGCCGTTACAAAGAAGTTTCTGGCGTTCGTCACCGGCTGAATCAATCGAAATTTATGAGTTGAAAACGGTAACCTACGGAACCGCTGCTGCTCCGTACCTAGCAACACGAGTCCTTCAACAGCTGGCGAAGGATGAACAACTGAAGTATCCTATCGCAGCCAAAGCCACGTGTGAGGATTTTTATGTGGACGACTTTCTCTCAGGTGGAAAAAACGTCGAAGAGGCCATTGAACTGCGTACTCAAATGGAAGCAATGTTTGGTTCAGCTGGATTACAGCTTCGAAAGTGGGCCAGTAATTctttgggcgcactagaaggtataCCAGAAGATAATCGAGCCCTGAAACAGACTGTCGAGTTTAGCCAGGATCAGACCATTAAATCACTTGGATTACATTGGGAACCACAAGCAGATTGTctgaaatattattttgaaaCGCCTTGCTTTGATTCTTCTACAGCTATTACCAAACGTACTACACTCTCCTGCATAGCGAAATTGTTCGACCCACTAGGTTTAGTGAGTCCGGTAATAGTAATTGCAAAAATCTTCATGCAGGCACTGTGGAGCTTGAAGAACGAAAACA ACGCTTCCGAGCTCGCATATGGCTCTTGTGCCTACATTCGTTCGATGAATGCAGCAGGAGAGATAAAAATAGCACTTCTAACATCGCGATCTCGAGTAGCACCTATTAAACAGCAGTCCATCCCACGTCTTGAGCTCTGTGGGGCTCTGCTATCTGCAGAATTGTACGAGAAGATTTCGAAGTCGTTGCGTACTACAGTGAGAACATATTTCTGGGTAGACTCAACAACAGTCCTAAGTTGGTTGAAATCTCCTCCATCGACGTGGTCAACGTTTGTCGCTAACCGAGTGTCGAAGATTCAGCATGCCACACAGAACTGCGAATGGAATCACGTAGCAGGAGCGGAAAATCCAGCGGATATCGTTTCCAGAGGGCTTCCGGCAGATGATATCTTGAAGTGTGAACTTTGGTGGCAAGGATCGCCGTGGCTTAAGAAGCATAAGGAATTTTGGCCTGTTCAAATCTTTGAAAGAGTAGACAGTTCAGATACTATGAACGAGgcgcgaagatccatgttggcagCAACTTCTCTGTCAGTTTCATTCATTGAAGAGTATACCTCTCGATTTTCGGATTATCAGCGTCTTCTTCGTACAACAGCTTATTGTCAGCGTTTCGCTAAAAACCTTCGATCGGAAAAGAAGGAACGAATGTTTTCAACCCTCACGACATCGGAAATCAGAGACGCAGAGCTAACACTCGTTCGGCTGGTTCAACGGGATAGTTTCCCTGCAGAATGGAAGTCATTGCAGGAAACACAGACAGTAGCTTCAAATTCTCGTCTCCGTTGGTTTCATCCGATAATAGGAACAGATAACGTTATTCGTATCGGTGGGCGGCTGGATCGCGCCACCGTTTCGTTCGATTCCAAACATCAGATCCTGCTGCCAGGATCTCACCAATTCTCCAAGCTATTAATTTGTTGCTACCATCAACGTTTGCTGCACGCAGCTGTGCAGCTCTTGACAAACACCATTAGGCTTCGATTCTGGATTCTAGGAGGTCGTAGTGTAGTGCGTCGTATTATACACGCATGTGTAACCTGTTTTCGAGCCAAGCCGAAGTTAGTCGAGCAATTTATGTCCGAGCTTCCGTCTTCAAGAGTAACCGCATCAAGACCGTTCTCCACAGTTGGAATTGATTTTTGGGGACCTATACATCTCAAACCTAGACACCGACGTGATGCACCACCGAAGGCATATGTTGCAGTGTTTGTCTGCTTCTCCACGAAAGCCGCTCATTTAGAGCTAGTCGTTGACCTTACTACAGTCAAGTTTCTGCAAGCCTTTCGTCGCTTCGTTTCAAGAAGAGGGTTATGTTCTGATGTTTGGACTGATAACGGAAGGAATTTCGTCGGTGCAGCCAACGACATCCGACGGTTGATTCGTGCGAAGGAATTTAAACATAGTATGGCCCGAGAATGTTCTGACTGCGGAATACGTTGGCATTTCAACCCTCCAAGAGGCTCTCACTTTGGCGGCCTCTGGGAGGCAGCCATAAACTCGGCTCAAAAACATTTTGTCCGAGTGCTGGGTGACAGGAAACTCGACTTTGACGATATGGAGACACTTTTAACGCAGATTGAATGTTGCCTTAATTCACGTCCTCTTACAAAACTTTACGAAGATCCATCAGATCTGCAGGCTCTAACACCTGGGCATTTTTTAATCGGAACTGCGCTCAATTCTGTTCCTGACAACAACTACGACTCAATTCCGTTTAATAGGCTACATCAATGGCAgcaaattcaaaaaattctgCAAGACATCTGGAAGCGATGGCACGTTGAGTATCTTGCAACACTCCAACCACGCACAAAATGGTACAAACCACCTGTGAAACTACAAACCGATCAACTTGTCATTATTCTAGAAGAGAACCTTCCACCGATGCGTTGGCCAATGGCGCGTGTCCGTGAACTGCATCCTG TCAACTACGACGGTTTCTGCGAGGCAGATCAACACTTCGATGTTTCCGAGGAACGGATCAACATAGCGTCAACCTACAACCACACGTCTTTCAACGGAAATCGACTAAATGTTCAAGGCCCTCCAAATATAGAGTCCACGCGGGATGAGCTACAGGAAGGCCATAGTCCACGATAA